One window of the candidate division KSB1 bacterium genome contains the following:
- a CDS encoding sugar ABC transporter permease yields MPALVTLALFFFLPVLAAFLMSLTDFDIYCLADVRRARFVLFGQYIRLLQDPLFWRATLNTAYFVLVGGPLTILLALMASLILNSERLRGARFFRLAVFLPVITNMVAVAVTWRYLYHPHFGLFNFFLRKVGIGPVDWLGDPRFAMPAIILLAIWKNFGYHTLIFLAGLQTIPEDLYSAARLDGASWLQQHLHVTLPLLSRTLGFVTVITGIGYLQLFAEPYVMTQGGPLNATLSLVLYLYQQGFRWWRMGYSASVAFVLFAFMLAIGSASFLRRRRESA; encoded by the coding sequence CTGCCCGCTCTGGTCACCCTTGCTCTGTTCTTCTTCCTCCCCGTGCTGGCAGCCTTCCTGATGAGCCTGACCGATTTCGATATTTACTGCCTGGCGGACGTGCGCCGCGCGCGCTTTGTCCTCTTCGGTCAGTACATCCGCCTCCTCCAAGACCCCCTCTTTTGGAGGGCGACGCTAAACACCGCTTATTTCGTACTGGTCGGCGGGCCACTGACCATCCTCTTAGCGCTCATGGCTTCTCTGATCCTGAATTCGGAACGCCTGCGCGGTGCGCGCTTCTTCCGCCTGGCGGTATTTCTGCCCGTGATCACCAACATGGTAGCAGTGGCTGTGACGTGGCGCTACCTCTACCATCCTCACTTCGGCCTTTTCAACTTCTTTCTTCGCAAGGTAGGGATAGGCCCCGTGGACTGGTTAGGCGACCCCCGCTTTGCGATGCCAGCGATCATCCTTTTGGCGATCTGGAAGAACTTTGGCTACCACACGCTCATTTTCCTTGCTGGACTGCAGACCATTCCGGAGGACCTGTACAGCGCCGCGCGCCTTGACGGAGCCTCCTGGCTCCAGCAGCATCTACATGTGACGCTTCCGCTTTTGTCGCGGACGCTCGGGTTCGTCACCGTGATCACGGGGATCGGCTACCTCCAGCTTTTCGCCGAGCCCTATGTGATGACGCAAGGCGGTCCGCTGAATGCCACCCTGAGTCTCGTGCTGTACCTTTATCAGCAGGGATTCCGGTGGTGGCGAATGGGCTATTCTGCCTCCGTCGCCTTTGTGCTCTTCGCCTTTATGCTGGCGATCGGCAGCGCCTCATTCCTCCGGCGCAGGAGGGAATCCGCATGA
- a CDS encoding WbqC family protein — MVVTAEYPYVFPPVWFFLKAWCADVVLLADVYKLPKRPRINRYAIAGKDGRRGLTVPVHRPEGWRSSIDRVRIVSDASWKRSHLRSLANTYAMAPYLDYYREEMESLFRYEGDSFVEFAERTILWLASKLGRPGVRWLRLSAFCTSGGGESCLREACRRLGARGYVQLRDEPDVKNEESFVSQGLRIYQAKLPEFSYRNLAGEGDFSLSALDLLLNWGPEAVCQLRQLSQRMASEASIPVTQQAAQPMGG, encoded by the coding sequence ATGGTCGTGACCGCCGAGTATCCGTACGTGTTTCCGCCTGTCTGGTTTTTCCTGAAAGCCTGGTGCGCGGATGTTGTCCTGCTGGCGGACGTGTACAAGTTGCCCAAGCGGCCGCGCATCAACCGCTACGCGATTGCGGGAAAGGACGGCCGACGCGGATTGACCGTCCCGGTACATCGGCCTGAGGGCTGGAGATCCTCGATCGACCGGGTGCGGATCGTATCGGACGCGAGCTGGAAACGGAGCCATCTGCGGTCTCTGGCCAATACCTATGCGATGGCCCCGTATCTCGACTACTACCGGGAGGAGATGGAGAGCCTCTTCCGCTACGAGGGGGACTCTTTCGTGGAGTTCGCTGAGCGCACCATCCTCTGGCTTGCCTCGAAATTGGGGCGGCCGGGAGTCAGGTGGCTTCGGCTCTCCGCTTTCTGTACGAGCGGCGGAGGGGAAAGCTGCCTGCGCGAGGCCTGTCGCCGGTTGGGGGCCCGTGGCTACGTTCAGCTAAGAGACGAGCCGGATGTAAAGAACGAAGAGAGCTTCGTGAGCCAGGGCTTGCGGATTTATCAGGCCAAGTTGCCCGAGTTTTCGTATCGCAATCTCGCCGGAGAAGGCGACTTCTCGCTTTCCGCCCTCGACCTGCTTCTGAACTGGGGTCCGGAGGCAGTTTGCCAACTGCGTCAGCTAAGCCAGCGGATGGCTTCCGAAGCGTCGATCCCTGTGACGCAGCAAGCCGCGCAACCAATGGGAGGCTAG
- a CDS encoding diacylglycerol kinase family lipid kinase, translating into MVLNPRAGFVPWKEPIVKVIRRFLSENDFEWELRVIERPGHGRELAAEAAESGYEVVLAVGGDGTVNACASGLVHTDTCLAVIPTGSGNGLARGLGIPLTIRRALRLLKTGEIRRIDAGQFNGTYFFVTAGIGLDAEIGREFVDRDLRGLLPYFAIGVKLFLTYRPREVRIAFPDREVVRRVLVAVAANMRQYGGSAIIAPHARPDDGLLDVCVVRQVSLLPALYYLPRLFRGTLHTVPYAEMFRAKEFVIQRPEAGPYHCDGEPFWGGEELRVRVIPSCLSVLVPPASRRAHPELEGAARSSAG; encoded by the coding sequence GTGGTTCTCAATCCACGGGCGGGTTTTGTTCCGTGGAAGGAACCGATTGTGAAAGTGATCCGACGCTTCCTGAGCGAGAACGACTTCGAGTGGGAGCTGCGGGTCATCGAACGGCCTGGACATGGCCGCGAGTTGGCTGCCGAGGCGGCGGAGTCTGGCTACGAGGTGGTACTGGCGGTCGGGGGCGACGGAACCGTCAATGCCTGCGCCTCCGGTCTCGTACACACCGACACCTGCCTCGCTGTCATCCCCACGGGTTCGGGCAACGGATTGGCCCGAGGGCTGGGTATCCCTCTGACCATCCGGAGGGCGCTGCGTCTCCTGAAGACGGGGGAAATACGTCGGATCGATGCCGGCCAATTCAACGGCACGTATTTCTTCGTTACGGCGGGGATCGGCCTGGATGCGGAAATCGGGCGGGAATTCGTCGACCGTGACCTCCGCGGCCTGCTGCCGTACTTTGCCATCGGAGTGAAGCTTTTCCTGACGTACAGGCCTCGGGAGGTGCGGATCGCATTTCCCGATCGGGAAGTGGTGCGCCGAGTGCTGGTTGCCGTTGCCGCGAACATGCGCCAGTACGGGGGGAGCGCAATCATTGCGCCGCACGCGCGCCCGGATGACGGTCTCTTAGACGTCTGTGTGGTCCGGCAGGTGAGCCTGTTGCCGGCCCTCTACTATCTGCCCCGACTCTTTCGGGGCACCCTGCACACTGTGCCCTACGCGGAAATGTTCCGGGCAAAGGAGTTCGTCATCCAGAGGCCCGAAGCCGGTCCGTATCACTGCGACGGTGAGCCCTTCTGGGGCGGCGAGGAGCTGCGGGTACGGGTGATCCCGAGCTGCCTTTCGGTGCTGGTACCTCCTGCGTCGCGGAGGGCGCATCCGGAGCTGGAGGGCGCTGCGCGGTCCTCGGCAGGCTGA
- a CDS encoding sugar ABC transporter substrate-binding protein: MRSLVVVIVALAVASCGPQPAQRRTITFWAMGAEGEAIGKLVPAFEKRHPDLRVVVQSIPWSAAHEKLLTAYAGSTLPDVAQLGNTWLPEFQAIGALVPLDEFLAGSACVPPDSYFAGIWEINRLGGKIYGVPWYVDTRVLFYRCDIFREAGLPTPPNTWEEWIESCARIRKTRPGTYPVFFSLIHSEWQVPVILVLQNEGTLLRENHTRGSFDSPPVLEAFRFYLSFFEGGFAPRRMTEFANLLQAFVEGNIAMFVTGPWNVGELRRRYPADEEKWATAPLPGRRNRLSVAGGSSLVVFRTCQHREAAWKWIEFLSEPSVQVEFFRLTGDLPPRKDTWHLGLLDDSKMVAFYRQLRSSVGVPRIAEWEQVATKMQEHLETVVLGRRSLEGAVKALDADVDRILEKRRWLLARGLLAE, translated from the coding sequence ATGCGATCCCTTGTGGTGGTAATCGTGGCCCTCGCCGTCGCCTCCTGCGGACCCCAGCCGGCGCAGCGCCGCACCATCACCTTTTGGGCCATGGGCGCAGAGGGCGAAGCGATCGGCAAGCTTGTGCCAGCCTTTGAGAAACGCCACCCCGACCTCCGGGTAGTGGTGCAGAGCATACCCTGGTCGGCCGCCCATGAGAAGCTTCTGACCGCTTACGCCGGCTCAACCCTCCCCGACGTTGCCCAGCTCGGCAACACCTGGCTCCCGGAGTTCCAGGCCATCGGGGCGCTTGTACCCCTGGATGAATTCCTTGCCGGTTCCGCGTGCGTCCCCCCCGACTCCTACTTCGCCGGCATCTGGGAGATCAACCGGCTGGGCGGGAAGATCTACGGCGTGCCTTGGTACGTGGACACGCGGGTGCTCTTTTATCGCTGCGATATCTTCCGCGAGGCTGGTCTGCCTACGCCGCCAAACACCTGGGAAGAGTGGATCGAATCTTGCGCTCGCATCCGCAAGACGCGCCCCGGCACGTATCCCGTTTTCTTCTCGTTGATCCACAGCGAGTGGCAGGTCCCCGTAATCCTGGTGCTGCAGAACGAGGGTACGCTCCTTAGGGAGAACCACACCCGCGGTAGTTTCGATAGCCCCCCTGTCCTGGAAGCCTTCCGCTTCTACCTGAGCTTTTTCGAGGGTGGCTTCGCGCCGCGGCGAATGACCGAGTTCGCCAATCTCCTGCAGGCTTTTGTCGAAGGAAACATCGCCATGTTCGTTACCGGCCCTTGGAATGTTGGGGAGTTGCGTCGTCGCTACCCGGCCGACGAAGAAAAATGGGCAACGGCCCCGCTGCCTGGGCGCCGGAACCGGCTCTCCGTGGCAGGCGGATCCAGTCTGGTCGTATTCCGCACCTGCCAGCACCGAGAAGCTGCCTGGAAGTGGATCGAATTCCTCAGCGAGCCATCTGTCCAGGTGGAATTCTTTCGCCTGACGGGAGATCTCCCTCCGAGAAAGGACACCTGGCACCTTGGCCTCCTCGATGACTCGAAGATGGTGGCCTTCTACAGGCAGCTCCGGTCTTCCGTCGGCGTGCCCAGAATCGCAGAATGGGAACAGGTCGCGACCAAGATGCAAGAGCATCTCGAGACGGTGGTCCTGGGCCGAAGATCCCTAGAAGGAGCCGTGAAGGCCTTGGACGCAGACGTGGACCGTATTCTGGAAAAACGTCGCTGGCTTCTGGCGCGAGGACTCCTTGCGGAGTAA
- a CDS encoding carbohydrate ABC transporter permease, whose amino-acid sequence MIHWPRWRKRLAVAALHLLAFLLALWACVPFVWMLSASTMPAGEASQFPPRLFPSSPTLAHYSTLLDRLSLARYFLNSLVLAIGVSLASLLVNSMAGYAFSKLAFPGRRPLFTVLLSTMIIPGQVTMLPVFLLLKHLHLLNSYLGIILPGMASVFAVYLVKQYFDALPDSLLEAARLDGAGDWAIYWRIMLPLSRPILATLGLFTFVGTWNDFLWPLIVMTREDMYTLPVALATLMGEHAQDVELMMAGCVLTVLPIVIVFLLLQRHYLRGILIGGLRE is encoded by the coding sequence ATGATCCACTGGCCGCGATGGCGAAAACGCCTGGCGGTGGCCGCATTACACCTCCTGGCGTTCCTGCTTGCCCTGTGGGCTTGCGTACCCTTCGTCTGGATGCTCAGTGCCTCCACCATGCCGGCGGGGGAAGCGAGCCAGTTCCCACCTCGCCTGTTTCCCTCCTCGCCAACCCTGGCGCACTACAGCACCCTGCTCGACAGGCTCAGCCTCGCTCGCTATTTCCTCAACAGCCTGGTGCTGGCGATCGGGGTCAGCCTGGCGTCGCTGCTCGTGAACTCGATGGCCGGCTACGCCTTCTCGAAACTTGCCTTCCCGGGCAGGCGGCCTCTTTTCACGGTGCTCCTGTCGACGATGATCATCCCTGGCCAGGTCACTATGCTGCCGGTGTTCTTGCTTCTGAAGCACCTTCATCTCCTCAACAGCTACCTCGGAATTATCCTGCCCGGGATGGCCAGCGTGTTCGCGGTCTACCTGGTTAAGCAGTATTTCGACGCCCTTCCGGACAGCCTCCTGGAAGCGGCCCGGCTCGACGGTGCCGGGGATTGGGCCATCTACTGGCGCATCATGCTGCCGCTGTCGCGACCAATCCTGGCCACTCTGGGTCTTTTCACGTTTGTCGGGACGTGGAACGATTTCCTCTGGCCCCTCATCGTGATGACCCGAGAGGACATGTACACGCTTCCGGTAGCGCTGGCCACCCTGATGGGGGAGCATGCCCAGGACGTCGAGCTGATGATGGCAGGGTGCGTCCTCACCGTTCTCCCCATTGTGATTGTCTTCCTTTTGCTTCAGCGGCACTACCTACGCGGTATCCTGATCGGCGGTCTGCGGGAATAG
- a CDS encoding thioredoxin family protein, whose protein sequence is MNRLRTRLLILGFFLPGVLFGQPSVEVTLFPSLNALQPGASMQLAARIEIERGWHINAHQPAEDFLIPTELVLDVPPGCSVGEVKFPAPVAKTFAFWPRPLQVYEGVLLAYSELRLSDGFGGDSLRIRGFLRFQACNDSTCSPPAEVPVSLTIPVVPRHEPVFPVNDSLFAQLGKVRGGGPGEDTGLAGVIARKGMFVAFLLLFVGGLALNLTPCVYPLVPITVSYFGAQQNRNLAQALGKSSAYVLGMAVMYSVLGVVAATTGGLFGASLQNPWVLGFVALVFVALALSFFGLYELQPPAWLMGAASVTKGGYLGSFLMGVTVGIVAAPCIGPFILALLTYVAATGDPWLGFWMFFVLALGLGVPYLILGTFSGALSRLPQSGPWMIWVRKIFGVVLLGMAVYFLRPLTPPTVHRALLAGLALGAGVYLGWLERTRVPGLAFRLARWVAGTGGILLAAWLSLRGGGGEKGIPWQAYKPEAIEAARELGKPIILDFSAEWCVACRELEHKTFSDRRVRDRARSFVTLQADLTRYGSPSSTALRKQFGILGLPTVVFLLPDGTELRELRVVGFVSPEEFLLRMEKALARAGDRPPSPARTGAGARGPS, encoded by the coding sequence ATGAACCGACTGCGCACGCGCCTTTTGATCCTGGGGTTTTTCCTTCCTGGTGTCCTGTTCGGCCAGCCTTCCGTCGAGGTGACGCTGTTCCCCTCGCTGAACGCTCTGCAGCCTGGGGCCTCGATGCAGCTGGCCGCACGGATAGAGATCGAAAGGGGCTGGCACATCAATGCCCATCAGCCGGCGGAGGACTTTCTGATCCCGACCGAGTTGGTTCTCGATGTCCCCCCGGGCTGTTCGGTGGGCGAGGTCAAGTTCCCCGCACCCGTGGCAAAGACGTTCGCGTTCTGGCCGCGGCCTTTGCAGGTCTACGAAGGCGTTCTGCTCGCCTATTCAGAGCTGCGTCTCAGCGACGGGTTTGGCGGAGATTCCCTGCGCATTCGGGGCTTTCTGCGCTTCCAGGCGTGTAACGACAGCACGTGCTCGCCGCCGGCGGAAGTTCCGGTGTCCCTGACGATCCCTGTGGTCCCGCGTCACGAGCCGGTTTTCCCCGTGAACGATTCGCTCTTTGCCCAGCTGGGAAAGGTAAGGGGGGGAGGTCCGGGAGAGGACACAGGCCTTGCCGGGGTAATCGCCCGCAAAGGGATGTTTGTGGCTTTTCTGCTCCTTTTCGTAGGCGGGCTTGCCCTCAATCTGACCCCGTGCGTGTACCCGCTTGTGCCCATCACCGTGAGTTACTTTGGCGCACAGCAAAATCGCAACCTTGCCCAGGCGCTTGGGAAGTCCTCGGCGTACGTGCTGGGGATGGCGGTGATGTACTCGGTCCTGGGGGTAGTGGCGGCTACAACGGGGGGACTGTTCGGAGCCAGTCTGCAGAACCCGTGGGTGCTCGGTTTTGTGGCCCTGGTGTTCGTGGCGCTCGCCCTGAGCTTCTTCGGTCTCTACGAGTTGCAGCCACCTGCTTGGCTCATGGGGGCCGCCTCGGTGACCAAGGGAGGCTACCTCGGATCGTTCCTGATGGGCGTCACGGTGGGGATTGTCGCCGCACCGTGCATTGGTCCCTTTATCCTTGCCCTGCTGACCTATGTGGCGGCCACGGGTGATCCGTGGCTGGGATTCTGGATGTTCTTCGTGCTGGCTCTGGGGTTGGGGGTGCCCTACCTGATCCTGGGAACCTTCTCGGGTGCTCTCTCCCGCCTCCCCCAAAGCGGACCGTGGATGATCTGGGTTCGGAAGATCTTCGGCGTGGTGCTCCTGGGGATGGCGGTGTACTTCCTGCGGCCCCTGACACCTCCAACGGTGCATCGAGCGCTGTTGGCGGGGCTGGCGCTTGGAGCCGGAGTGTACCTGGGCTGGCTTGAGCGGACGAGGGTGCCGGGGTTGGCCTTTCGTCTGGCCCGCTGGGTCGCTGGAACGGGCGGAATCCTTCTCGCGGCCTGGCTTTCCCTTAGGGGGGGAGGGGGCGAGAAGGGGATTCCTTGGCAAGCGTACAAACCGGAAGCGATCGAGGCCGCCAGGGAGCTGGGCAAGCCGATTATCCTCGATTTCTCCGCGGAATGGTGTGTAGCCTGCCGAGAGCTGGAGCACAAGACCTTTTCCGATCGGCGCGTCCGCGATAGGGCTCGCTCGTTTGTGACCTTGCAAGCCGATCTCACCCGCTACGGTTCTCCCTCCTCGACGGCGTTGCGCAAGCAGTTCGGCATTCTGGGTCTGCCCACGGTTGTCTTCTTGCTTCCCGACGGGACCGAGCTGAGGGAGCTGCGAGTGGTGGGATTCGTGTCGCCGGAAGAATTCCTGCTCCGGATGGAGAAAGCCCTTGCCCGTGCGGGCGATCGTCCGCCGTCCCCGGCGAGGACCGGGGCAGGTGCGCGCGGGCCTTCGTGA